The Lampris incognitus isolate fLamInc1 chromosome 17, fLamInc1.hap2, whole genome shotgun sequence genome contains a region encoding:
- the LOC130127992 gene encoding NADPH oxidase organizer 1-like, which produces MVDRQRSARGVRVIGVMYRDAPEVKMFLLSVVWSDDSEMVVYRSFQDFKRFHRQLKKKFSLRKDERMIPKFKGGAMRSSLQQKGSSRSVRRMRFLERYCCDLMRCDLTVTQSSEVTHFFMPKEHDLQPDFTKNSIMIMPSGDAPDAPDGGAGSSRAVGNVTQPFVTQMYRCVAAYETKDTKNRPFKVGLAEKLDVLIKDPAGWWLVENEDKCLAWFPAPYLEMCEEEEEEEDDDDVLAEGGLLYCAVRNYVTKKHDELPLAIGSVVKVLRKSDNGWWLIRFNGKAGYVPSMYLKPYSNPQAGLHSLQRMMHCSTLNLEALSSAHGSSFDFPARAHQAGDPDPSPAQGRHESHMVPKLYKTHSLDVLSETQSNAVFPNREQRVVSNPNSRKSSVSTASTLSSFSSRSSSSSESSTRAEENSSDNRTSSPRVENADSGHSSLDLSLSTIHLRSNSAADSSGSDGPESGLTVSVVPRVPPRPKAQEILTRCSTMTRKAAVASRIRLLPQQETIQSR; this is translated from the exons CGGCAGCTGAAAAAGAAATTCTCCTTACGGAAAGATGAGAGGATGATCCCGAAATTCAAAG GGGGGGCCATGAGGAGCAGCCTGCAGCAGAAAGGTTCCAGCCGGTCGGTGCGTCGGATGAGGTTCCTGGAGAGATACTGCTGCGATCTGATGAGGTGTGACCTCACCGTGACCCAGAGTTCAGAGGTCACGCACTTCTTCATGCCCAAGGAACACGATCTGCAGCCGGACTTCACCAAGAACAG CATCATGATCATGCCATCAGGGGACGCGCCGGACGCGCCGGACGGGGGTGCCGGCAGCTCGCGCGCGGTGGGAAACGTCACCCAGCCATTCGTGACCCAGATGTACCGCTGCGTGGCGGCGTACGAGACCAAGGACACCAAAAACCGCCCGTTTAAAGTTGGCCTGGCTGAGAAGCTGGACGTGCTCATCAAAGATCCTGCAG GATGGTGGCTGGTGGAGAATGAGGATAAATGTCTGGCCTGGTTCCCGGCCCCCTACCTGGAGAtgtgtgaggaagaggaggaggaggaggatgatgatgatgtgcttGCTGAAGGAG gtCTTCTGTATTGTGCTGTGAGGAACTACGTCACCAAGAAGCACGACGAGCTCCCCTTGGCCATCGGCTCCGTGGTGAAAGTGTTGAGGAAGTCAGACAACGGCTGGTGGCTCATCAG attcaaTGGTAAAGCTGGTTATGTCCCCTCCATGTACCTGAAACCGTACAGCAACCCGCAGGCGGGTCTTCACAGCCTGCAGCGGATGATGCACTGCTCCACGCTGAACTTGGAAGCTCTCAGTTCAGCGCACGGCAGCTCCTTCGATTTCCCTGCGAGGGCACACCAAGCTGGTGACCCTGATCCGTCCCCAGCTCAGGGGAGACACGAGTCCCACATGGTGCCCAAGCTCTACAAGACCCACTCGCTGGATGTTCTGTCAGAGACCCAGTCCAACGCAGTTTTCCCAAACCGGGAGCAGAGGGTCGTCTCCAACCCGAACAGCCGCAAGAGCAGCGTCAGCACTGCATCCACCCTCTCCAGCTTCTCCTCGAGAAGCTCTTCAAGCAGCGAGTCCTCTACAAGAGCCGAAGAAAACAGCTCAGACAACCGCACGTCCTCACCCCGCGTTGAGAACGCCGACAGCGGCCACAGCAGCCTGGATCTCAGCCTCTCCACCATTCATCTCCGCTCCAACAGTGCTGCAGATAGTTCTGGTTCAGACGGGCCTGAAAGTGGCCTGACGGTGTCCGTGGTCCCCAGGGTTCCTCCCAGACCCAAAGCCCAGGAAATTCTGACCCGCTGCAGCACCATGACTCGCAAGGCTGCCGTGGCCTCCAGGATCCGGCTTCTGCCTCAACAGGAAACCATCCAGAGCCGCTAG